One segment of Thermosynechococcus sp. HN-54 DNA contains the following:
- a CDS encoding CTP synthase, which yields MTKYVFVTGGVVSSIGKGIVAASLGRLLKSRQYSVSILKLDPYINVDPGTMSPFQHGEVFVTDDGAETDLDLGHYERFTDTPMSRLNSVTTGSIYQAVINKERRGDYMGGTVQVIPHITNEIKERILRVAKDKNPDVVIIEIGGTVGDIESLPFLEAIRQFRTEVGRHHVLFMHVTLVPWIPSAGEMKTKPTQHSVKELRSIGIQPDILICRCDRPLVPGIKEKLSQFCDVPVECVIPSPDAKSIYEVPLLLEREGLATQVLSLLNLEQRQPDLSQWQALVERLYRSHTPLEVAIVGKYVRLSDAYLSVVEALRHSAIALDQELRIRWVNSEEVVENGVENALSNVAAIVVPGGFGIRGVEGKIAAIQYAREQGIPFLGLCLGMQCAVIEWARHIAGLENANSAEFDANTPHPVIHLLPEQQDIVDLGGTMRLGLYACRLAPNSLAEKLYGETVIYERHRHRYEFNNAYRSLFLETGYQITGTSPDGRLVEIIEYPAHPFFIAVQFHPEFRSRPNAPHPLFYGLLAAAARGSNRENPQLVPSL from the coding sequence ATGACGAAATATGTTTTTGTGACTGGCGGTGTGGTCTCCAGTATTGGGAAAGGAATTGTCGCCGCTAGTCTGGGGCGCCTATTGAAATCGCGGCAGTATTCCGTGTCGATTCTCAAGCTGGATCCCTACATCAATGTGGATCCGGGCACGATGAGTCCCTTCCAGCACGGGGAAGTGTTTGTGACCGATGATGGTGCCGAAACGGATTTGGACTTGGGGCACTACGAACGCTTTACGGATACACCCATGTCCCGCCTCAATAGCGTCACGACGGGCTCCATTTACCAAGCCGTGATTAACAAAGAGCGCCGCGGCGACTATATGGGGGGAACAGTGCAGGTCATCCCCCACATTACGAATGAGATTAAAGAACGCATTCTGCGGGTGGCGAAGGACAAAAACCCCGATGTGGTGATTATTGAAATTGGGGGAACCGTTGGCGATATTGAGTCGCTGCCCTTTCTAGAGGCAATCCGCCAGTTTCGCACGGAGGTGGGGCGGCACCATGTGCTGTTTATGCACGTGACCTTGGTGCCTTGGATACCCTCAGCGGGGGAAATGAAAACCAAACCCACCCAGCACTCAGTGAAGGAATTGCGCTCCATTGGCATTCAACCGGATATTCTCATTTGCCGTTGCGATCGCCCCCTTGTCCCTGGCATCAAGGAAAAGCTCTCCCAATTTTGTGATGTGCCTGTGGAATGCGTCATTCCCTCTCCGGATGCCAAAAGTATCTATGAAGTGCCCCTGCTGCTTGAGCGCGAAGGCCTTGCCACTCAGGTCTTGAGTCTCTTGAACCTTGAACAGCGGCAGCCAGATCTCAGTCAATGGCAAGCCCTCGTGGAGCGGCTGTATCGCTCCCATACGCCCTTGGAGGTGGCCATTGTTGGCAAATATGTCCGCCTTAGCGATGCCTATCTTTCAGTGGTGGAAGCCCTGCGGCACTCAGCGATCGCCCTTGATCAAGAACTGCGTATCCGCTGGGTCAACTCGGAGGAAGTGGTTGAAAACGGGGTGGAAAATGCCCTCAGCAATGTGGCGGCCATCGTTGTGCCGGGAGGTTTTGGCATTCGCGGGGTCGAAGGGAAAATTGCCGCCATTCAATATGCCCGTGAGCAGGGGATTCCCTTTTTGGGGCTGTGCTTGGGAATGCAGTGCGCGGTGATTGAGTGGGCACGCCATATTGCGGGTTTAGAAAATGCCAACAGTGCTGAATTTGATGCCAATACCCCCCATCCCGTCATTCACCTGTTGCCCGAACAGCAGGACATTGTGGATTTGGGGGGAACCATGCGCTTGGGGTTGTATGCCTGCCGCTTAGCCCCCAATTCCCTAGCAGAAAAGCTCTACGGCGAAACGGTTATCTACGAGCGGCACCGCCACCGCTATGAATTTAACAATGCCTATCGCAGCCTCTTTTTGGAGACCGGCTACCAAATCACAGGCACGTCGCCCGATGGCCGTCTAGTGGAAATTATCGAGTATCCAGCGCATCCCTTCTTTATCGCAGTGCAGTTTCACCCGGAGTTCCGCTCCCGTCCCA